AGATCTTCGCTCACGCCATTGAGCAGGCCTTTTACCTGCCCTTACCACAGGGGCGTGTCTACACAGTGTGGTGGCCGTGGGTAAAGGGGTACAGTGGTGAAAGCATGTTCGGCGCTACCAGCCAGTTCGGGTTCATGAAGTATATCTGGATGGACCAGGAAATGAAGAAGGCGATGGGCTACTGAGGGCCTGAACACAAAGAATTAGCAAGATGGGGGAAAGAGCCGACTGGCTCTTTCCCCTTCTCTTTCTATCCGGGACTGAGGGCTGGACACTCCCCGAGTCCCGGAGAATTTGATGTGACGGGAGTAAGAGAGTAAAATATTAGTATAGTTAGTCCAGTGGCATTTTGTGGCCGCTAGTTATATTTTGGGGAGAGAAGGAAATGCAGTACGGTTGGACGGGAACAAACCTGGAAGTTGACCTGACCGGCGGGACGGTCCGGAAAGTAGCCGGAGACCCCAGACTGGTCAGAGCCTACCTCGGGGGAAAGGGTTTCGGACTGAAGCTGTTATGGGACAGGGTCCCTCCCGAGACAGAACCCCTCTCCGCGGAAAGTGTCATGGTCATCAGCCCGGGGCTGCTCGTGGGCACTTCATTGCCCGCCGCTAACCGGTGCATTTTCAGCTTTGTCTCCCCGGTAAGCGGGTACTATCACCACAGCGCTATGGGGGGCTATTTTGCTCCGGAACTGAAGCACGCCGGCTATGATAATATCATCATCAGCGGCAAATCACCCACCCCGGTTTATCTCTGGATAAATGACGACCGGGTGGAGATACGTGACGCCAGCCATCTCTGGGGGCAGGGCACCTTTGAAACCAGAAGAATTATCCGGGAAGACCTGGAGAACGAGGGCATCGAGATTGCCTGCATCGGGCAGGCCGGTGAAAATATACTTTTTCAGGCTGCCATTATGGGAGGTACCGGCAGCAGCGCCGCCATGGGTGGGCCGGGAGCTATCTGGGGAGACAAAAAACTGAAGGCAATCGCCGTCTATGGTACCGGCGATGTCAGTCTGGCTAATCCGATCGCCTTCAACCAGCTCAGCCAGCGTATTCTGGACAGGACGCAGGAGAGATTATCCAGTCAGAGGAGCCAGGGTGTGTCCCGCATCAATCGGAGCGAAACTCATGATGTCTGGTACGGTTACTACAATGAGGAAGACTGGATGCAGCTACCGCCGGATTCGGAGCTGAAAAGGGGACTCACTAAAGTCGATGCCAGCTTAAATGACCTGATTAAGAGAAAAGGCGGCAGGGCAGTAATGGGCTGCTATAACTGCGGTATGCAGTGCCTCAACGCCTTCAATCATCACGGCAGGACCAGCGTCATGAAATGCACCTCAATGCTCACCTTCATGGTTTACGCCAAGTACCTGGATTATGACTGGGCTCTGGATTGCTACAGCATGATTGAGGAATGGGGGCTGGATATTCAGGCTTTCCCGCTGGCGGTAGCCTTTGCCATTGACCTTTATGAGAGGGGAATCCTGACCAGGGAAGATACCGATGGCCTGCATCTTGAATTCGGCAACCCCGAGGTCTTCTCCGCCCTGATGGAAAAAATAGTGAAGCGGGAAGGCATTGGCGATGTGCTGGCTAACGGTATTATGCGGGCTGCCCGTCAGATAGGCCGGGGCGCTGAAGAGCGCGTCTTTGTGGTTAAAGGAAGGGAAATGCGTCTCACCTCCACCGCCGCCTACGCGACACCGGCGGCATTACAGCTTACCATCGGTACCAAGGACTGGGGAGGACAGAGAAGCGGCGAGATACAGCGCATACTGAAAAGGCCCTGGCGGGGATTTCGTGAGGGGAGCAAGGAAGCGGCAGCAGCCTATCAGGGTGACGGCTGGTACATCAATCCCAGAGAGATGGAGGAGCGGGAAGCCTTTATTAAGAAAGGCCACTTTTTCTACCCTAAAGAGTATGAAGAGGTCTTCCTCCGCGAATACAACCGGGATGGCAGTGATTTTGACAGCGACCCTGAGTCGTTCTGCGCAATGATATCTTATGACCACCAGCACTATTCCATTACTGACAGCATCGGGATTTGCCACCGCACCAACGGCGCCATTGCCTCGGCAAATACCCGCGCCCTGCTGACGGAGCTGATCGCCACCGCTACCGGAATGGATATCGATGAAGATGAGCTGACGGTTATCGCCAGGAGGATAGTGAATATGGCCCGAGCCTTTAATGTCAGACTGGGACTGACCCGGCAGGACGACATTCCCCCGAAGATATTCTTCGAAAGGGACCCGGCGCCACCCCGCCGCCGATTAGACCGGGATGTCTTCGATAAGTATCTCGACACGTACTACAGGGTAAGCGGCTGGGACAAAGAGGGTATCCCAACCGCGGGGACGCTGGAAAAACTCGGGCTGGATGACGTTAGGCAGGAACTGGAAGAGAGAGGGATTCTGGCCATAAGGCAACTCTCTTAGTAATGATTCGACAGGGTTGCAAGCCGATGCCCCCTGCGCTATCGGCTTATTTTCCCACCTGAGCTTTGCCCGGAACCTGTCTTAAGCCAGTTATCCATAGCCCGGCGGGCGTTTTCAACAAACAAATCGTTGTCCCCCGGTGTGATGGCAATACTCAGCCCCCTCTTTTTGACGATCACCACGTGAGTCAGCGCCAGCCTGGTGACAAAATTAACGCTGAGAGTTGGCAGCCTGGTGACCTCTATCGTCTTTATTCTGTCAAACCCGACTTTGATTGAAAATGGG
This portion of the Dehalococcoidales bacterium genome encodes:
- a CDS encoding aldehyde ferredoxin oxidoreductase N-terminal domain-containing protein — translated: MQYGWTGTNLEVDLTGGTVRKVAGDPRLVRAYLGGKGFGLKLLWDRVPPETEPLSAESVMVISPGLLVGTSLPAANRCIFSFVSPVSGYYHHSAMGGYFAPELKHAGYDNIIISGKSPTPVYLWINDDRVEIRDASHLWGQGTFETRRIIREDLENEGIEIACIGQAGENILFQAAIMGGTGSSAAMGGPGAIWGDKKLKAIAVYGTGDVSLANPIAFNQLSQRILDRTQERLSSQRSQGVSRINRSETHDVWYGYYNEEDWMQLPPDSELKRGLTKVDASLNDLIKRKGGRAVMGCYNCGMQCLNAFNHHGRTSVMKCTSMLTFMVYAKYLDYDWALDCYSMIEEWGLDIQAFPLAVAFAIDLYERGILTREDTDGLHLEFGNPEVFSALMEKIVKREGIGDVLANGIMRAARQIGRGAEERVFVVKGREMRLTSTAAYATPAALQLTIGTKDWGGQRSGEIQRILKRPWRGFREGSKEAAAAYQGDGWYINPREMEEREAFIKKGHFFYPKEYEEVFLREYNRDGSDFDSDPESFCAMISYDHQHYSITDSIGICHRTNGAIASANTRALLTELIATATGMDIDEDELTVIARRIVNMARAFNVRLGLTRQDDIPPKIFFERDPAPPRRRLDRDVFDKYLDTYYRVSGWDKEGIPTAGTLEKLGLDDVRQELEERGILAIRQLS